From Tripterygium wilfordii isolate XIE 37 chromosome 13, ASM1340144v1, whole genome shotgun sequence, the proteins below share one genomic window:
- the LOC120013793 gene encoding dnaJ homolog dnj-5-like, protein MQILMVFILLMQNLYVILSNSKGSTVAPPTTVQSSVLLAVGNTPSMPRLKQLAQTITGSHSRTLGLNNTVFGRVKQVRLSSILQHSLHGGDGSDTSVSPSPAPLPYPHPHPHHHHHHHYHHHHSHDVQLAPAVAPAPAPTIEKTTPPPWKVAPPPQKSNEAKHPACQNGNRRRVPGKAKKQSHLTPAIAPYISPHYSAPSEPHVNSLSTAPVSSSIPLSSPLPNVVFAHVQPPSSLNPYEGYSDKRPSVSPSPFPSSASAGFHPSDGHFHSS, encoded by the exons ATGCAGATtctgatggtttttattttgctGATGCAGAATTTGTATGTGATCTTATcaaattccaaaggttcaacaGTGGCTCCTCCCACTACAGTTCAGTCATCTGTTTTGCTAGCAGTTGGAAATACTCCCTCAATGCCGAGGTTAAAGCAGCTTGCGCAGACTATCACGGGTTCTCATTCAAGAACCCTTGGCCTTAATAACACTGTATTCGGTAGAGTGAAGCAAGTTCGACTTTCATCCATATTGCAACACTCTCTTCATGGTGGAGATGGCAGTGATACATCAGTGTCACCTTCGCCTGCACCTCTTCCttatccccatccccatcctcaccaccaccaccaccaccattatcaCCATCATCACTCCCATGATGTCCAACTGGCTCCTGCAGTTGCACCTGCACCTGCACCTacaattgagaaaaccacaCCTCCACCTTGGAAAGTTGCACCTCCTCCACAGAAAAGTAATGAGGCGAAGCATCCTGCTTGTCAAAATGGGAACCGAAGGAGAGTTCCCGGGAAAGCCAAAAAACAGTCTCATTTAACCCCTGCCATTGCACCATATATTTCTCCTCACTACTCCGCTCCATCAGAACCCCATGTCAATTCTCTTTCAACTGCACCTGTTTCCAGTTCAATTCCTTTGTCCAGTCCTTTGCCAAATGTTGTTTTTGCTCATGTTCAGCCACCGTCAAGTCTTAATCCTTATGAAGGCTATTCTGACAAAAGGCCATCAGTTTCACCCTCACCATTCCCATCTTCAG CTTCTGCAGGTTTTCATCCATCGGATGGGCATTTTCACTCATCCTAG
- the LOC120012206 gene encoding phosphatidylinositol 4-kinase gamma 8-like has product MRFYKMAVAIDQHHGFKPFRSSQRCRLQSFTQLDHKLLELNQTNLAHSLKEAFQVANFHRSFSTPCLSLATKVEEEFDTTPRIEIIGGRGVARVRALVVEVAIAIASGMDPLPVSSGLGGAYFLRGRNGDNVAVAKPIDEEPLAFNNPKGFGGLMLGQPGLKRSVRVGETGIRELAAYLLDHDGFAGVPPTALVKISHVAFHIRDESAIPATPYKIASLQCFVDHDFDAGELGPSGFSVASVHRIGIFDVRLLNLDRHAGNILIKKHDQHENYSVGAAELVPIDHGLCLPEWLDDPYFEWQHWPQASVPFSEFELEYISNLDAFKDAELLRKEVPSLRESSIRVFVLCTIFLTRAAAAGHCLSDIGEMMTREFCGGEENVSVLENLCAEAKATLRNSSIDETNDHDQRIEESEEDFEIFQFDNDVEDTSKLQKPKVMGKPPKIPRFSSVKSMPGLHDATLSPLYEENDNNHDIEGNDDLDTKSVKGNGNGDKVGALTRSMSYAVQNYNNSETGFITFGDMSEGEWEIFLENFEKLLPEVFEGTKCMGLKQRLGTSCEF; this is encoded by the coding sequence ATGAGATTCTATAAAATGGCAGTGGCGATTGATCAACATCATGGATTCAAGCCGTTTAGATCATCTCAGAGATGCAGACTCCAATCCTTCACTCAACTCGATCACAAACTTCTCGAACTTAACCAAACCAATCTTGCACACTCGCTAAAAGAAGCATTTCAAGTTGCCAATTTCCACCGGAGCTTCTCCACGCCATGCCTTTCCCTAGCCACTAAGGTGGAGGAAGAGTTCGACACCACTCCTAGAATTGAGATTATTGGTGGCCGTGGAGTCGCGAGGGTGCGTGCTCTTGTGGTTGAAGTTGCCATAGCTATAGCCTCAGGAATGGATCCATTGCCAGTGTCTAGTGGACTAGGTGGCGCTTACTTCTTGCGTGGGAGGAATGGTGATAATGTTGCTGTGGCAAAGCCTATTGATGAAGAACCCTTAGCCTTCAATAACCCAAAAGGCTTTGGGGGTCTGATGTTGGGCCAACCTGGCTTAAAACGCTCTGTGCGTGTAGGAGAAACAGGCATCCGAGAACTGGCTGCTTATCTGCTTGACCATGATGGGTTTGCAGGTGTTCCACCAACAGCTCTGGTGAAGATTTCTCATGTTGCATTCCACATTAGAGATGAATCAGCTATTCCAGCCACACCCTATAAGATTGCCTCACTTCAATGCTTCGTAGATCATGATTTTGACGCAGGGGAATTGGGTCCTTCAGGCTTCTCAGTGGCTTCAGTTCATCGGATTGGGATTTTTGATGTAAGACTCCTGAATCTTGATCGGCATGCCGGAAACATACTTATCAAGAAACATGACCAGCATGAGAATTATTCAGTTGGGGCTGCTGAGCTTGTGCCTATAGATCATGGGCTCTGCCTGCCTGAGTGGCTAGATGATCCTTATTTTGAGTGGCAGCACTGGCCACAGGCCTCGGTTCCATTTTCAGAATTCGAATTGGAGTACATATCAAACCTTGATGCTTTCAAAGATGCAGAGCTTTTAAGAAAGGAGGTTCCTTCTTTAAGGGAATCATCCATTCGGGTATTTGTCCTTTGCACCATTTTCTTGACGCGAGCTGCTGCTGCTGGGCACTGCCTTTCTGACATAGGTGAAATGATGACTAGGGAGTTTTGTGGTGGAGAAGAAAACGTAAGTGTACTAGAAAATCTGTGTGCAGAAGCTAAAGCAACCCTGCGTAATTCATCCATTGATGAGACAAACGATCATGATCAAAGGAtagaagaaagtgaagaagattttgaaatatttcaatttgacAACGATGTTGAAGACACTTCTAAACTTCAGAAGCCTAAAGTGATGGGTAAACCACCCAAAATTCCACGGTTCTCTTCGGTTAAGTCAATGCCTGGTTTGCATGATGCCACCTTGTCTCCACTATATGAGGAGAATGACAATAACCATGACATTGAAGGTAATGATGATTTGGATACTAAGAGCGTCAAAGGAAATGGTAACGGTGACAAAGTCGGGGCACTGACTAGGAGCATGAGTTATGCAGTGCAGAACTACAACAATAGTGAAACTGGATTCATCACTTTTGGAGACATGAGTGAGGGTGAATGGGAAATCTTCTTGGAGAATTTTGAGAAACTTTTGCCTGAGGTTTTCGAGGGCACAAAGTGCATGGGTTTGAAGCAAAGGTTGGGAACTTCTTGCGAGTTCTGA
- the LOC120011944 gene encoding Werner Syndrome-like exonuclease, with protein sequence MLSLTFIVTGASFSAKPCFHKSTMAISILDYELPYDTHNVYDVTFFTDTIHTLVTHSPPLVDQWLSETNPNHRPILVGLDVEWRPNFNRHFQNPVAVLQLCVSRRCLIYQILHSPHIPQSLIDWLRDANHMCVGVGIESDVEKLLEDYGLSVASAMDVREAAAEHMGVTELRNAGLRELAREVLGKDVVKPKRVTMSRWDSEWLIPQQVQYACLDAFLSYEIGRTVIPGGGARV encoded by the coding sequence ATGCTTTCTTTAACTTTCATCGTAACAGGCGCCTCTTTCTCTGCAAAACCTTGCTTTCACAAATCAACTATGGCAATCAGCATCCTGGACTACGAGCTGCCCTACGACACTCACAACGTCTACGACGTCACCTTCTTCACAGACACTATCCACACTCTCGTCACCCACTCTCCTCCCCTGGTCGACCAGTGGCTCTCCGAGACTAACCCTAACCATCGCCCAATCCTCGTCGGCCTAGATGTCGAGTGGCGTCCAAACTTCAACCGTCACTTCCAGAACCCTGTAGCCGTTCTCCAGCTCTGCGTCTCTCGACGCTGCCTGATTTACCAGATCCTCCACTCTCCGCACATCCCCCAATCTCTCATTGACTGGCTTCGTGATGCGAACCACATGTGTGTAGGTGTTGGAATTGAAAGTGATGTCGAGAAACTTTTGGAGGATTATGGACTGAGTGTAGCGAGTGCGATGGATGTGAGGGAGGCTGCGGCGGAGCATATGGGGGTGACGGAGCTGAGGAATGCAGGGTTGAGGGAATTGGCGAGAGAGGTTTTGGGGAAAGATGTGGTTAAGCCGAAAAGGGTCACGATGAGTCGGTGGGACAGTGAGTGGCTGATTCCGCAGCAAGTGCAGTATGCTTGTCTTGATGCATTTCTTTCGTATGAGATTGGAAGGACTGTGATTCCTGGTGGTGGTGCTAGGGTTTGA
- the LOC120012215 gene encoding mediator of RNA polymerase II transcription subunit 15a-like isoform X1, producing MMGDSSGGGTVKIEPNTESDDRRAGITIDMRKGAVNKLYGTLKKKVPVYNTETLNHIARVAVECEEKLFQKAAKKENYIMGLRRKIEGLERLNYADVQESSSTAGLNQNSEPHGAEISSSLQNAFQLSHDFFGKLDGQEDTQLNVSVTRMETPRTQPSQQVTYQQCQQQELQHQLLKHNTQQQTSCPAPGHLNINNVHFHQQQQHFVSQPSPIHYSEQMILPKPLHGQASGPQSNAIVFQQNQQSDQQNNLSLQQRSVLQKNGEYFFEQPLNPQSNFSGVQNMRNMIGPHSNALNLQSRQHSSQILQHTEFTSSQPKFQQPMQGVKLEQVLGSQMQNVSSHVCMQQRPRTSAVLHQPQNLFDQQKLFQSQRVFAEVSTASEPVKDADYNEQAYQKIQSFKKQHQLQLEHLHEKFKCASQKEMRVDVSEKYKKHMLHIEKVLRFLSMSQIDIIRWPRRAVDRFFQEIKLYLARVVKNSASNEHHVQVTQPAGGQTLISQPQQNRELKIQFNTANSALRSTVIGSPSLSATQLENQNLHSNMFSSVPYDSQVEMEQRNEPSMLQHELDQNTSGASAESNISRNSRVNAFDSAAKNPAVQPQHPQGHLQPQWFQQKKQQVLMQNNRLGFGTGMVNPLACKPSNSPGQTLFLRTPTQLHASSPPMFQHSCPPSDQKILSPLSKARLPLQSATSPLAIPSPSSPLNPSSTSVAHAKNPSGVYPLSVSEYNGHAQTSASLAQDVIQNQVDNHSLSIGLSDISASPLPTDITGPDGERQSLDTKQPIERLIKAVESISPETLCAAVQDIASVVDVVDMIATTACGSDTAGTIVDDSVYETNFCTQVEDSSSNRECSFSNKIKRKISATALDPISDPVHLDSTAVLKAKRRRIEPRYALLDEIRSINQRLVETVIDLDSTKAGGGTIVRCSYNPVSFSGYVKPQVSSQWSMLPLLLFIPASYPNSSPVIFDGKSSVAESTDGKEAVDDSECNDDLSTKAKERFSMSLRKLSVPMSLEEMAKTWDKCARAVLSEYVRPFGGKCFSSIYGSWEDCVTAI from the exons GAAAACTATATCATGGGATTAAGAAGAAAGATTGAAGGGCTAGAGAGATTAAATTATGCCGATGTTCAAGAATCTTCCTCCACTGCAG GTTTAAATCAAAATTCTGAGCCACATGGTGCTGAGATTAGCTCTAGTTTGCAAAATGCATTCCAACTTTCACATGACTTCTTTGGAAAGTTGGATGGACAAGAAGACACACAACTAAATGTCTCTGTCACCCGGATGGAGACTCCAAGAACTCAGCCTTCGCAACAAGTGACTTACCAGCAATGCCAGCAACAGGAGTTACAGCATCAGCTTTTGAAACACAACACCCAGCAACAAACTAGTTGTCCTGCTCCTGGCCATCTTAATATCAACAATGTTCATTTCCATCAACAACAGCAACACTTTGTCTCCCAGCCAAGTCCGATACATTATTCTGAGCAAATGATATTACCAAAACCACTACATGGACAGGCATCTGGTCCGCAATCAAATGCTATAGTATTTCAGCAGAACCAACAATCCGACCAGCAAAACAATCTTTCATTGCAGCAGCGGTCAGTGTTGCAGAAAAATGGTGAATACTTCTTTGAGCAGCCACTGAACCCACAGAGTAATTTTTCTGGAGTCCAGAATATGCGAAATATGATTGGACCACATTCAAATGCCTTGAACTTGCAATCACGTCAGCATTCATCCCAAATTCTTCAGCATACAGAATTTACAAGCTCACAACCAAAATTCCAGCAACCCATGCAAGGAGTTAAGTTGGAACAGGTTCtgggttctcaaatgcaaaatgtTTCATCACATGTATGTATGCAGCAAAGACCACGAACATCTGCTGTCCTGCATCAGCCTCAAAATCTTTTTGATCAGCAGAAGCTGTTTCAGTCACAGAGAGTTTTTGCTGAGGTTTCAACTG CCAGTGAACCAGTAAAGGATGCAGATTATAATGAACAAGCCTATCAGAAG ATTCAGTCCTTCAAGAAGCAGCACCAGCTCCAGCTGGAACATTTACATGAAAAGTTCAAGTGTGCTTCCCAAAAG GAAATGAGGGTGGATGTATCTGAGAAGTATAAAAAACATATGTTACACATAGAGAAGGTTTTAAGATTCTTATCAATGTCCCAAATTGATATTATTCGATGGCCCCGGAGAGCTGTTGATCGCTTTTTTCAAGAGATCAAGCTTTATCTTGCTCGTGTGGTCAAGAATTCTGCTTCCAACGAGCACCATGTGCAAGTTACACAGCCAGCTGGTGGCCAAACTCTAATATCTCAGCCGCAGCAAAACAGGGAGCTGAAAATTCAGTTCAATACAGCAAACTCGGCCTTGAGAAGCACTGTAATTGGCTCACCTTCTCTATCAGCAACACAGTTGGAGAATCAAAATTTGCATTCAAACATGTTCAGTTCAGTTCCTTATGATTCTCAAGTGGAAATGGAACAAAGGAATGAACCAAGTATGCTGCAGCATGAGTTAGACCAGAATACCTCAGGTGCATCAGCAGAGTCTAACATTTCTCGTAATAGCAGAGTGAATGCATTTGATTCTGCTGCAAAAAATCCAGCAGTACAGCCACAACACCCCCAAGGGCATCTTCAGCCACAATGGTTTCAGCAGAAGAAGCAACAAGTGCTGATGCAGAATAACCGCTTGGGTTTTGGCACAGGAATGGTTAATCCCTTGGCCTGTAAACCTTCTAACAGTCCCGGCCAAACGctctttctaagaacacctacTCAACTGCATGCCTCTTCTCCTCCAATGTTTCAGCATTCCTGTCCTCCCTCTGACCAGAAAATTTTGTCACCTCTTTCAAAAGCTAGGTTGCCATTGCAATCTGCAACTTCACCATTAGCAAtaccttctccttcttctccccTTAATCCGTCTTCTACATCTGTAGCCCATGCAAAGAATCCTTCTGGTGTTTATCCACTATCAGTTAGTGAATATAATGGACATGCTCAGACGTCAGCTTCATTAGCTCAAGACGTGATACAGAACCAAGTTGACAATCACTCCCTTAGCATTGGTCTATCAGACATATCAGCCTCCCCATTGCCAACAGATATTACTGGCCCAGATGGAGAGCGGCAATCACTAGATACAAAGCAGCCAATCGAGCGATTAATCAAAGCG gTTGAATCAATATCACCAGAAACATTGTGTGCTGCTGTCCAGGACATTGCATCAGTTGTCGATGTGGTTGATATGATAGCCACAACAGCTTGTGGTAGTGATACTGCAGGTACTATTGTTGATGATTCCGTGTATGAAACAAATTTCTGCACACAGGTGGAGGACTCCAGTTCAAACAGGGAGTGCTCATTCTCCAATAAGATTAAGCGCAAAATAAGTGCAACAGCTTTGGATCCCATAAGTGATCCGGTACATTTGGATTCAACTGCAGTGTTGAAGGCAAAGAGACGAAGGATAGAG CCGAGATATGCATTGTTGGATGAGATCAGATCCATTAACCAACGGTTAGTTGAAACCGTAATAGACTTGGATTCAACCAAAGCTGGTGGAGGCACCATCGTCAGGTGCTCTTACAATCCTGTGTCTTTCAGTGGATACGTTAAACCTCAAGTCTCATCACAG TGGTCAATGCTTCCCTTGCTTTTGTTCATTCCCGCTAGTTATCCAAATTCTTCTCCAGTAATCTTTGATGGGAAGAGTTCTGTCGCTGAGAG TACCGATGGTAAGGAAGCTGTAGATGATAGTGAGTGCAATGATGATCTATCCACAAAAGCAAAGGAGAGGTTCAGCATGTCTCTGCGCAAACTTTCGGTACCCATGTCTCTTGAAGAGATGGCAAAGACTTGGGATAAATGTGCTCGGGCCGTGTTATCTGAGTATGTGCGGCCTTTTGGAGGAAAATGCTTCAGTTCAATATACGGATCGTGGGAGGACTGCGTAACTGctatatga
- the LOC120012215 gene encoding mediator of RNA polymerase II transcription subunit 15a-like isoform X2 encodes MGLRRKIEGLERLNYADVQESSSTAGLNQNSEPHGAEISSSLQNAFQLSHDFFGKLDGQEDTQLNVSVTRMETPRTQPSQQVTYQQCQQQELQHQLLKHNTQQQTSCPAPGHLNINNVHFHQQQQHFVSQPSPIHYSEQMILPKPLHGQASGPQSNAIVFQQNQQSDQQNNLSLQQRSVLQKNGEYFFEQPLNPQSNFSGVQNMRNMIGPHSNALNLQSRQHSSQILQHTEFTSSQPKFQQPMQGVKLEQVLGSQMQNVSSHVCMQQRPRTSAVLHQPQNLFDQQKLFQSQRVFAEVSTASEPVKDADYNEQAYQKIQSFKKQHQLQLEHLHEKFKCASQKEMRVDVSEKYKKHMLHIEKVLRFLSMSQIDIIRWPRRAVDRFFQEIKLYLARVVKNSASNEHHVQVTQPAGGQTLISQPQQNRELKIQFNTANSALRSTVIGSPSLSATQLENQNLHSNMFSSVPYDSQVEMEQRNEPSMLQHELDQNTSGASAESNISRNSRVNAFDSAAKNPAVQPQHPQGHLQPQWFQQKKQQVLMQNNRLGFGTGMVNPLACKPSNSPGQTLFLRTPTQLHASSPPMFQHSCPPSDQKILSPLSKARLPLQSATSPLAIPSPSSPLNPSSTSVAHAKNPSGVYPLSVSEYNGHAQTSASLAQDVIQNQVDNHSLSIGLSDISASPLPTDITGPDGERQSLDTKQPIERLIKAVESISPETLCAAVQDIASVVDVVDMIATTACGSDTAGTIVDDSVYETNFCTQVEDSSSNRECSFSNKIKRKISATALDPISDPVHLDSTAVLKAKRRRIEPRYALLDEIRSINQRLVETVIDLDSTKAGGGTIVRCSYNPVSFSGYVKPQVSSQWSMLPLLLFIPASYPNSSPVIFDGKSSVAESTDGKEAVDDSECNDDLSTKAKERFSMSLRKLSVPMSLEEMAKTWDKCARAVLSEYVRPFGGKCFSSIYGSWEDCVTAI; translated from the exons ATGGGATTAAGAAGAAAGATTGAAGGGCTAGAGAGATTAAATTATGCCGATGTTCAAGAATCTTCCTCCACTGCAG GTTTAAATCAAAATTCTGAGCCACATGGTGCTGAGATTAGCTCTAGTTTGCAAAATGCATTCCAACTTTCACATGACTTCTTTGGAAAGTTGGATGGACAAGAAGACACACAACTAAATGTCTCTGTCACCCGGATGGAGACTCCAAGAACTCAGCCTTCGCAACAAGTGACTTACCAGCAATGCCAGCAACAGGAGTTACAGCATCAGCTTTTGAAACACAACACCCAGCAACAAACTAGTTGTCCTGCTCCTGGCCATCTTAATATCAACAATGTTCATTTCCATCAACAACAGCAACACTTTGTCTCCCAGCCAAGTCCGATACATTATTCTGAGCAAATGATATTACCAAAACCACTACATGGACAGGCATCTGGTCCGCAATCAAATGCTATAGTATTTCAGCAGAACCAACAATCCGACCAGCAAAACAATCTTTCATTGCAGCAGCGGTCAGTGTTGCAGAAAAATGGTGAATACTTCTTTGAGCAGCCACTGAACCCACAGAGTAATTTTTCTGGAGTCCAGAATATGCGAAATATGATTGGACCACATTCAAATGCCTTGAACTTGCAATCACGTCAGCATTCATCCCAAATTCTTCAGCATACAGAATTTACAAGCTCACAACCAAAATTCCAGCAACCCATGCAAGGAGTTAAGTTGGAACAGGTTCtgggttctcaaatgcaaaatgtTTCATCACATGTATGTATGCAGCAAAGACCACGAACATCTGCTGTCCTGCATCAGCCTCAAAATCTTTTTGATCAGCAGAAGCTGTTTCAGTCACAGAGAGTTTTTGCTGAGGTTTCAACTG CCAGTGAACCAGTAAAGGATGCAGATTATAATGAACAAGCCTATCAGAAG ATTCAGTCCTTCAAGAAGCAGCACCAGCTCCAGCTGGAACATTTACATGAAAAGTTCAAGTGTGCTTCCCAAAAG GAAATGAGGGTGGATGTATCTGAGAAGTATAAAAAACATATGTTACACATAGAGAAGGTTTTAAGATTCTTATCAATGTCCCAAATTGATATTATTCGATGGCCCCGGAGAGCTGTTGATCGCTTTTTTCAAGAGATCAAGCTTTATCTTGCTCGTGTGGTCAAGAATTCTGCTTCCAACGAGCACCATGTGCAAGTTACACAGCCAGCTGGTGGCCAAACTCTAATATCTCAGCCGCAGCAAAACAGGGAGCTGAAAATTCAGTTCAATACAGCAAACTCGGCCTTGAGAAGCACTGTAATTGGCTCACCTTCTCTATCAGCAACACAGTTGGAGAATCAAAATTTGCATTCAAACATGTTCAGTTCAGTTCCTTATGATTCTCAAGTGGAAATGGAACAAAGGAATGAACCAAGTATGCTGCAGCATGAGTTAGACCAGAATACCTCAGGTGCATCAGCAGAGTCTAACATTTCTCGTAATAGCAGAGTGAATGCATTTGATTCTGCTGCAAAAAATCCAGCAGTACAGCCACAACACCCCCAAGGGCATCTTCAGCCACAATGGTTTCAGCAGAAGAAGCAACAAGTGCTGATGCAGAATAACCGCTTGGGTTTTGGCACAGGAATGGTTAATCCCTTGGCCTGTAAACCTTCTAACAGTCCCGGCCAAACGctctttctaagaacacctacTCAACTGCATGCCTCTTCTCCTCCAATGTTTCAGCATTCCTGTCCTCCCTCTGACCAGAAAATTTTGTCACCTCTTTCAAAAGCTAGGTTGCCATTGCAATCTGCAACTTCACCATTAGCAAtaccttctccttcttctccccTTAATCCGTCTTCTACATCTGTAGCCCATGCAAAGAATCCTTCTGGTGTTTATCCACTATCAGTTAGTGAATATAATGGACATGCTCAGACGTCAGCTTCATTAGCTCAAGACGTGATACAGAACCAAGTTGACAATCACTCCCTTAGCATTGGTCTATCAGACATATCAGCCTCCCCATTGCCAACAGATATTACTGGCCCAGATGGAGAGCGGCAATCACTAGATACAAAGCAGCCAATCGAGCGATTAATCAAAGCG gTTGAATCAATATCACCAGAAACATTGTGTGCTGCTGTCCAGGACATTGCATCAGTTGTCGATGTGGTTGATATGATAGCCACAACAGCTTGTGGTAGTGATACTGCAGGTACTATTGTTGATGATTCCGTGTATGAAACAAATTTCTGCACACAGGTGGAGGACTCCAGTTCAAACAGGGAGTGCTCATTCTCCAATAAGATTAAGCGCAAAATAAGTGCAACAGCTTTGGATCCCATAAGTGATCCGGTACATTTGGATTCAACTGCAGTGTTGAAGGCAAAGAGACGAAGGATAGAG CCGAGATATGCATTGTTGGATGAGATCAGATCCATTAACCAACGGTTAGTTGAAACCGTAATAGACTTGGATTCAACCAAAGCTGGTGGAGGCACCATCGTCAGGTGCTCTTACAATCCTGTGTCTTTCAGTGGATACGTTAAACCTCAAGTCTCATCACAG TGGTCAATGCTTCCCTTGCTTTTGTTCATTCCCGCTAGTTATCCAAATTCTTCTCCAGTAATCTTTGATGGGAAGAGTTCTGTCGCTGAGAG TACCGATGGTAAGGAAGCTGTAGATGATAGTGAGTGCAATGATGATCTATCCACAAAAGCAAAGGAGAGGTTCAGCATGTCTCTGCGCAAACTTTCGGTACCCATGTCTCTTGAAGAGATGGCAAAGACTTGGGATAAATGTGCTCGGGCCGTGTTATCTGAGTATGTGCGGCCTTTTGGAGGAAAATGCTTCAGTTCAATATACGGATCGTGGGAGGACTGCGTAACTGctatatga